One window of the Trifolium pratense cultivar HEN17-A07 linkage group LG2, ARS_RC_1.1, whole genome shotgun sequence genome contains the following:
- the LOC123906315 gene encoding uncharacterized protein LOC123906315 isoform X1, whose amino-acid sequence MLNSTNHRLLFLLFLLFLISAESSVHGRSFKRPDPLLHFKDYNGDFDVRNKHYLASAAFTGVHGYAFAGVWLICGLVLGISMIVKCLSGGSLSLPCLDHYYLHIFFMLFVLTSLAIVASSFVLATSQKTLRRTEKLKETVVGIGEEALEAIGRVMRTTKQMQYLLLPYNPQISESLNSTTKDLRTNSRVIRRFIDRSEQSFNKATHTSHTAHIVVLTVNLVTLVAGLVLMLLYWRPGFIIIILCLWILTSLCWFLTGFDYFLHTFANDACSAFEDFEKNPQNSSLGSMLPCVNDSFSDKLIAQIGSTIHGFIIELNSNVSVMYELLGIDEENEDLIGVMKICNPFSGAPNYTYIPQNCPHDTIRIGDLPKILARFTCSKEDTLEKCRKSGRFVPRGSYNMAHAYSRSIQDMLDIYPDLQRLSKCTIVKNKASEIVLHQCKPIRNSTKLLWASMMSLSIIMVILVFMWVVETLLCWGKPLSAWFRIHTSR is encoded by the exons ATGCTCAACTCAACTAATCATCgcttgttgtttcttttgtttctcttgttcttgattTCAGCTGAGTCCTCTGTTCATGGTAGAAGCTTCAAGAGACCTGATCCTTTACTACATTTTAAAGACTATAATGGCGATTTCGATGTTCGAAACAAACATTACTTAGCT TCTGCGGCATTTACAGGAGTTCATGGATATGCATTTGCTGGAGTTTGGTTGATATGTGGATTGGTTTTGGGAATTTCTATGATTGTGAAGTGTCTAAGTGGTGGTTCTCTTTCATTACCATGCTTGGATCATTACTATCTCCATATTTTCTTCATGCTTTTCGTGCTCACATCGCTTGCCAT AGTTGCCTCAAGTTTTGTACTTGCCACAAGTCAGAAGACCCTAAGGAGGacagaaaaattgaaagaaactgTGGTGGGAATAGGAGAAGAAGCTCTTGAAGCCATAGGCAGAGTAATGAGAACAACTAAACAAATGcaatatcttcttcttccttatAATCCACAAATATCCGAGAGCTTGAATTCGACTACCAAAGATCTCAGAACAAACTCGCGTGTGATTCGTCGTTTTATTGACAGAAGTGAACAATCATTCAACAAGGCCACTCATACGTC GCATACTGCACATATTGTTGTTCTAACAGTAAACTTAGTTACACTGGTTGCAGGACTAG TTCTAATGCTACTGTATTGGCGTCCCGGATTTATAAT CATAATTCTATGCCTTTGGATCTTGACAAGCCTATGCTGGTTCTTAACCGGTTTTGATTATTTCCTTCACAC TTTTGCAAATGATGCATGTTCTGCCTTTGAGGATTTTGAGAAAAATCCACAAAACAGTAGCTTGGGTTCGATGTTACCATGCGTTAACGACTCATTCTCAGATAAATTGATAGCTCAAATTGGCAGTACCATCCACGGTTTCATAATTGAG TTGAATTCTAATGTATCAGTGATGTATGAGCTCCTAGGAAtagatgaagaaaatgaagatttaATAGGAGTCATGAAAATTTGTAACCCTTTCTCAGGAGCACCAAATTACACCTACATTCCTCAGAATTGCCCTCATGATACCATTCGGATCGGCGATTTACCAAAA ATTCTTGCAAGGTTTACATGTAGCAAAGAAGATACATTAGAGAAATGCAGAAAAAGTGGAAGATTTGTTCCAAGAGGGTCATACAACATGGCTCATGCATATAGTAGATCAATCCAAGATATGCTTGATATATATCCAGATTTACAAAGACTATCAAAATGCACTATTGTGAAGAACAAAGCTTCTGAAATTGTGTTGCATCAATGCAAACCAATAAGAAATTCAACAAAATTGTTGTGGGCATCTATGATGTCTCTTTCAATTATTATGGTAATCTTGGTATTTATGTGGGTGGTAGAGACTCTTCTATGTTGGGGAAAACCTCTTTCTGCATGGTTTAGGATTCACACATCTAGAtag
- the LOC123906315 gene encoding uncharacterized protein LOC123906315 isoform X2, giving the protein MIVKCLSGGSLSLPCLDHYYLHIFFMLFVLTSLAIVASSFVLATSQKTLRRTEKLKETVVGIGEEALEAIGRVMRTTKQMQYLLLPYNPQISESLNSTTKDLRTNSRVIRRFIDRSEQSFNKATHTSHTAHIVVLTVNLVTLVAGLVLMLLYWRPGFIIIILCLWILTSLCWFLTGFDYFLHTFANDACSAFEDFEKNPQNSSLGSMLPCVNDSFSDKLIAQIGSTIHGFIIELNSNVSVMYELLGIDEENEDLIGVMKICNPFSGAPNYTYIPQNCPHDTIRIGDLPKILARFTCSKEDTLEKCRKSGRFVPRGSYNMAHAYSRSIQDMLDIYPDLQRLSKCTIVKNKASEIVLHQCKPIRNSTKLLWASMMSLSIIMVILVFMWVVETLLCWGKPLSAWFRIHTSR; this is encoded by the exons ATGATTGTGAAGTGTCTAAGTGGTGGTTCTCTTTCATTACCATGCTTGGATCATTACTATCTCCATATTTTCTTCATGCTTTTCGTGCTCACATCGCTTGCCAT AGTTGCCTCAAGTTTTGTACTTGCCACAAGTCAGAAGACCCTAAGGAGGacagaaaaattgaaagaaactgTGGTGGGAATAGGAGAAGAAGCTCTTGAAGCCATAGGCAGAGTAATGAGAACAACTAAACAAATGcaatatcttcttcttccttatAATCCACAAATATCCGAGAGCTTGAATTCGACTACCAAAGATCTCAGAACAAACTCGCGTGTGATTCGTCGTTTTATTGACAGAAGTGAACAATCATTCAACAAGGCCACTCATACGTC GCATACTGCACATATTGTTGTTCTAACAGTAAACTTAGTTACACTGGTTGCAGGACTAG TTCTAATGCTACTGTATTGGCGTCCCGGATTTATAAT CATAATTCTATGCCTTTGGATCTTGACAAGCCTATGCTGGTTCTTAACCGGTTTTGATTATTTCCTTCACAC TTTTGCAAATGATGCATGTTCTGCCTTTGAGGATTTTGAGAAAAATCCACAAAACAGTAGCTTGGGTTCGATGTTACCATGCGTTAACGACTCATTCTCAGATAAATTGATAGCTCAAATTGGCAGTACCATCCACGGTTTCATAATTGAG TTGAATTCTAATGTATCAGTGATGTATGAGCTCCTAGGAAtagatgaagaaaatgaagatttaATAGGAGTCATGAAAATTTGTAACCCTTTCTCAGGAGCACCAAATTACACCTACATTCCTCAGAATTGCCCTCATGATACCATTCGGATCGGCGATTTACCAAAA ATTCTTGCAAGGTTTACATGTAGCAAAGAAGATACATTAGAGAAATGCAGAAAAAGTGGAAGATTTGTTCCAAGAGGGTCATACAACATGGCTCATGCATATAGTAGATCAATCCAAGATATGCTTGATATATATCCAGATTTACAAAGACTATCAAAATGCACTATTGTGAAGAACAAAGCTTCTGAAATTGTGTTGCATCAATGCAAACCAATAAGAAATTCAACAAAATTGTTGTGGGCATCTATGATGTCTCTTTCAATTATTATGGTAATCTTGGTATTTATGTGGGTGGTAGAGACTCTTCTATGTTGGGGAAAACCTCTTTCTGCATGGTTTAGGATTCACACATCTAGAtag
- the LOC123906316 gene encoding uncharacterized protein LOC123906316 isoform X2, whose product MSEHSSVRVVPGNRCCSTSVFVLSLLGCLLLVQLYCYVDHTDKRRGGGGGEARLHVSHHPQVRELQEVEEENLHVPPPKGKRSPRAVKRRPKRTTTLIDEFLDENSQMRHVFFPGRKRAIDPMQVVDNDKYHYYPGRMWLDTDGHPIQAHGGGILYDKNSRTYYWYGEYKDGPTYHAHKKGAARVDIIGVGCYSSKDLWSWKHEGIVLAAEETDETHDLHKSNVLERPKVIYNEKTEKYVMWMHIDDANYTKASVGVATSDTPDGPFNYLGSHRPHGFESRDMTVFKDDDGAAYIIYSSEDNSELHIGPLTEDYLNVTSVMRRVLVGQHREAPALFKHQGTYYMITSGCTGWAPNEALAHAAESVMGPWETMGNPCMGGNKMFRLTTFFAQSTFVLPIPGFPGMFIFMADRWNPADLRDSRYVWLPLIVAGPADEPLEYSFGFPWWSRVSIYWHRKWRLPQGWNPFQTM is encoded by the exons ATGTCTGAACATTCCTCAGTTCGGGTTGTACCAG GGAACAGATGTTGTTCTACTTCTGTTTTTGTATTGAGTTTGTTAGGATGTCTTCTTTTGGTTCAATTGTATTGCTATGTTGATCATACGGACAAACGtcgtggtggtggtggtggagaggCTAGGTTGCATGTGAGTCATCATCCGCAAGTACGTGAGCTTCAAGAAGTGGAAGAGGAAAACCTTCATGTTCCCCCGCCGAAAGGAAAGAGATCTCCTCGAGCAGTAAAGCGCAGACCGAAACGGACAACTACACTGATTGATGAATTCTTGGACGAAAATTCCCAAATGAGACACGTGTTCTTTCCTGGTCGTAAAAGAGCTATAGATCCGATGCAGGTTGTtgacaatgataagtatcattACTACCCGGGAAGAATGTGGTTGGATACTGATGGTCATCCTATTCAAGCCCATGGAGGGGGCATTCTGTATGATAAAAATTCAAGGACATACTATTGGTACGGTGAATATAAAGATGGGCCCACCTACCATGCTCACAAGAAAGGAGCTGCTCGG GTGGATATTATTGGAGTTGGTTGTTATTCTTCTAAGGATTTGTGGAGCTGGAAACACGAGGGGATTGTATTGGCAGCGGAGGAAACAGACGAAACCCATGATCTGCACAAGTCTAATGTGCTCGAAAGGCCAAAAGTGATTTACAATGAGAAAACTGAAAAGTATGTGATGTGGATGCATATCGATGATGCTAACTATACCAAAGCATCTGTTGGCGTAGCAACCAGTGATACACCCGACGGTCCTTTCAATTATCTCGGTAGCCATAGGCCTCATGGTTTCGAAAGCAGGGATATGACAGTTTTCAAAGATGATGATGGTGCTGCATATATAATCTACTCCTCCGAAGACAACAGTGAACTGCACATCGGACCCCTAACCGAAGATTATCTCAATGTAACATCCGTCATGAGAAGGGTTCTCGTGGGACAACACCGAGAAGCACCAGCTCTATTCAAGCATCAGGGAACATACTACATGATCACATCGGGTTGCACAGGGTGGGCCCCAAACGAGGCACTGGCTCATGCAGCCGAGTCGGTTATGGGACCTTGGGAAACAATGGGAAATCCATGCATGGGAGGAAACAAAATGTTTAGACTAACAACTTTCTTTGCTCAAAGTACTTTTGTGCTACCGATTCCTGGTTTCCCTGGAATGTTCATCTTCATGGCAGATCGATGGAATCCAGCTGACTTAAGGGACTCGAGATATGTATGGTTGCCATTGATAGTGGCGGGACCGGCAGACGAGCCTTTGGAGTATAGTTTTGGATTCCCATGGTGGTCAAGAGTGTCTATCTATTGGCATAGAAAATGGAGATTGCCTCAAGGGTGGAACCCATTTCAAACAATGTAG
- the LOC123906316 gene encoding uncharacterized protein LOC123906316 isoform X1 — protein sequence MRIKNKYKKPTTLRCCDAGNRCCSTSVFVLSLLGCLLLVQLYCYVDHTDKRRGGGGGEARLHVSHHPQVRELQEVEEENLHVPPPKGKRSPRAVKRRPKRTTTLIDEFLDENSQMRHVFFPGRKRAIDPMQVVDNDKYHYYPGRMWLDTDGHPIQAHGGGILYDKNSRTYYWYGEYKDGPTYHAHKKGAARVDIIGVGCYSSKDLWSWKHEGIVLAAEETDETHDLHKSNVLERPKVIYNEKTEKYVMWMHIDDANYTKASVGVATSDTPDGPFNYLGSHRPHGFESRDMTVFKDDDGAAYIIYSSEDNSELHIGPLTEDYLNVTSVMRRVLVGQHREAPALFKHQGTYYMITSGCTGWAPNEALAHAAESVMGPWETMGNPCMGGNKMFRLTTFFAQSTFVLPIPGFPGMFIFMADRWNPADLRDSRYVWLPLIVAGPADEPLEYSFGFPWWSRVSIYWHRKWRLPQGWNPFQTM from the exons ATGAGGATCAAGAATAAATACAAGAAACCAACGACTTTACGTTGTTGCGATGCAGGGAACAGATGTTGTTCTACTTCTGTTTTTGTATTGAGTTTGTTAGGATGTCTTCTTTTGGTTCAATTGTATTGCTATGTTGATCATACGGACAAACGtcgtggtggtggtggtggagaggCTAGGTTGCATGTGAGTCATCATCCGCAAGTACGTGAGCTTCAAGAAGTGGAAGAGGAAAACCTTCATGTTCCCCCGCCGAAAGGAAAGAGATCTCCTCGAGCAGTAAAGCGCAGACCGAAACGGACAACTACACTGATTGATGAATTCTTGGACGAAAATTCCCAAATGAGACACGTGTTCTTTCCTGGTCGTAAAAGAGCTATAGATCCGATGCAGGTTGTtgacaatgataagtatcattACTACCCGGGAAGAATGTGGTTGGATACTGATGGTCATCCTATTCAAGCCCATGGAGGGGGCATTCTGTATGATAAAAATTCAAGGACATACTATTGGTACGGTGAATATAAAGATGGGCCCACCTACCATGCTCACAAGAAAGGAGCTGCTCGG GTGGATATTATTGGAGTTGGTTGTTATTCTTCTAAGGATTTGTGGAGCTGGAAACACGAGGGGATTGTATTGGCAGCGGAGGAAACAGACGAAACCCATGATCTGCACAAGTCTAATGTGCTCGAAAGGCCAAAAGTGATTTACAATGAGAAAACTGAAAAGTATGTGATGTGGATGCATATCGATGATGCTAACTATACCAAAGCATCTGTTGGCGTAGCAACCAGTGATACACCCGACGGTCCTTTCAATTATCTCGGTAGCCATAGGCCTCATGGTTTCGAAAGCAGGGATATGACAGTTTTCAAAGATGATGATGGTGCTGCATATATAATCTACTCCTCCGAAGACAACAGTGAACTGCACATCGGACCCCTAACCGAAGATTATCTCAATGTAACATCCGTCATGAGAAGGGTTCTCGTGGGACAACACCGAGAAGCACCAGCTCTATTCAAGCATCAGGGAACATACTACATGATCACATCGGGTTGCACAGGGTGGGCCCCAAACGAGGCACTGGCTCATGCAGCCGAGTCGGTTATGGGACCTTGGGAAACAATGGGAAATCCATGCATGGGAGGAAACAAAATGTTTAGACTAACAACTTTCTTTGCTCAAAGTACTTTTGTGCTACCGATTCCTGGTTTCCCTGGAATGTTCATCTTCATGGCAGATCGATGGAATCCAGCTGACTTAAGGGACTCGAGATATGTATGGTTGCCATTGATAGTGGCGGGACCGGCAGACGAGCCTTTGGAGTATAGTTTTGGATTCCCATGGTGGTCAAGAGTGTCTATCTATTGGCATAGAAAATGGAGATTGCCTCAAGGGTGGAACCCATTTCAAACAATGTAG